Sequence from the Podarcis raffonei isolate rPodRaf1 chromosome 16, rPodRaf1.pri, whole genome shotgun sequence genome:
AAAGGCCAGGTCAGATCAATGGCTGGGGCTGGGCCCTGCGCACTCCTgtggagctctcctcccttcaggCCATGTTGGATGTTCCAACAGCCTTTGCTCCCTGGCCTGGATTCTGAACCAGTTCCAGAATCAACCAAGAACCAGCCTGGCTaaaataggggtgggggtggggaaatgcatTCCATCTTCAGCTAGTAACAGAGCCTCTGATTGacagctcccccttccccccctcccgGGACTCCTAGAAGCAATTACCGAGCGGCTGGTGCGCTGCCTCCGGCTCCTGGGTTATTAATCTGGCTGGTGcaggcagctgggggggggggagaaaaatggTGTCGCTGCCTATGCTGAAGCAGAGAGGCCCAAAGTTGGGGTTCCGCTTGCCCAGGTAGTGCTGTCGCTTTTGAAGAGGGCGGCAAAAGATTGATGCATGGCCAATTGTCACCCCAATGGCTTTGTCATTAAGGGTTTGTGTGAGAATATATCACATGTACATAATATATTTTACAGCCACACTTTCCACTTCTATGGGGGATGCTTCTCCCCTCCTTGGCAAAGATGAATTGAAATGGGACCGGCAGACACATCTCTTGGGCAGTGCTCTTGTAACACAGATCTAGTGTGTGCTGGACCCTCTGGCCACATGCCTGCTTTTATGTTCCTCTAGAGGGCGCACCGCAACATAGCACTTCAATTTTCTCCCCTCTTTGCTAGCAGGAGGGGCTCCTCACCGGAAGCCCCAAAAGTGGTTGTGGATGTGATGGAAGAGGAGATGATCACTGCCATCCCcactgggcaggcaggcaggctagtCAACCACCGAGGGAAAGAGATGTCAGAGGACGAAGCATCTACTTCTTCTCTGTTTCCCTCCCCCAGCACTGATGGTTGCCTCTTTCTCCCTCTAGTGGACAAATATATTGCCATGGCCAAGGAGAAGCACGGATACAACATAGAGCAGGTAGGAAAATCAGAACAAACTGGATTCCCTGGGTGGTGCTTCAACAAGTTTTACTTGGAGTAGACTCATTAAAATTACTGGGCCTAACTTAGTGgtggtcattaatttcagtgtaaaTCTTAAGTTGAATACAACCCCTTGTTTCTTGACCCTAACTCAACATTTCTGAAATCCTACAAATTCTATAAGAGCAGAGCAAATTACACAAAATTAGACGTTGTTTGATTGGGTTAACCAAATTAGATTTATTGGACACTTCATTCCATTTAGCATCAACTTGTAAGCCAGTAAAAGCTTATTAGAAACAATGCTACCCAGTCTTAAGATAGGCATTTTCTCATAGCAAAAATGTGATACCACAGGACCAGGTGAGAGGTTGAGAGATACATTTAAGAGGGATCCCTCCCCCAAGAGCTGACAAACATGCCATTCCATGGCCAAAGGTAACCCTTCCTAGCCCATCTTTCTTTCACTGACCTGCTTGCCATCACTATCTTAACCTTGTAAGGTTATCTTCAGAATTGCCAGAAACTAAGGTATCGCCAGACTTTCAGGAGCCACATTTTCAGGAGTGACATTCCATTGCTGGGACAGTCACTCCTCTCTCTTACCCATTGCCTTCTTTCCCCCAACAGGCTCTGGGGATGCTGCTGTGGCACAAACACGATGTGGAGAAGTCCCTGGCTGACTTGGCCAATTTCACACCATTCCCTGATGAGTGGACGGTGGAGGACAAAGTCCTGTTTGAGCAAGCCTTCAGCTTCCATGGCAAGAGTTTTGCTCGAATCCAGCAGATGGTATGCGTTCCCCTCTTGTTGGTGTAAGTGGCAGGGTGGCTGGGGTCCAAAGAACAATCCTCTTCTCACGAGTGTCCAGTGCCAGGTTGGCCTCATCAGGCCCCTTCCGCAGCCCCACTGCCACCTCCTGGCTGTTCTCTGGGTGAGCAATGATGCAAGTGAAGGAGGGGAGCAGCCTTTCCTCACCCTCTTGGCCCTGGTTCAGTTGGCCAAGAAGAAGAGGGCAAGGAATGGGGAATAGGGACAGCAGCAAGGTGGAGATAAGGCTGAGGGTATCTTGCATAAGTCCCCCTCCAAAACTTGCAACCAGATATGTGCCTATATTGACAATTTACAAAACTGTTTTAAGGCCTGCTCTTTGAAATCCTGGGCTGGCTGCACCATGATTTTCTCCTGTTCTGTATCCCCTTTTTACTCTATATGGGGAGCCAGCTTGTGCAATTATATGGGCTGATGGTTGTTTCTGGACCAGATTCCCCATTTCACTAGTCCCATTCTGGCACcgcctgtctctcacacacaatatACGAATGACCCAGTGCCACAGCTCTACTCATTAACTCTGTATTTGAGCATCACTCCATGGCCTAATTACATGCCTATTAGAATTACCTTGTGCCACACAGTAATTCAGGTTTTGGCTGCCCTCTTCTACTCACCGTTCCTCCTGCGACTCCTTGCTTAGCTTCCTGATAAGATGATTCCCAGCCTGGTGAAGTATTACTACTCCTGGAAGAAAACCCGGAGCAGGACTAGCGTGATGGATCGGCAGGCCCGCAAGCTGCTCAGCAAGAAGGAAAAGGATGACAGGTCAGAGACCAAGAGTGCATGTACGTGGGGTGGATGGGCTTAGCAGGCTCGTGAAGGAAAGGGTTTGTAGCAGAGGTAGCTGGGTGGCTGGGCCTGTCACAGAGCCAATAACTTTGCCTTCAACCCCAAAGCAGTTTCATTAGTGGGACCCCACCAATTAATGGAACACTACAAATCAGTTTCTGAGGCCGGGAGCCTGCCCAAACCCAGTTAAGCCGAATATAATGTCAAGATTTGCCCATAAAACCAATTGCAATCTAGCAAGGACAGAACCAGGCAAAACATTGATGGCTTAGAAGTGACTACCTTGTACGCAATTCTTGGGTGGACACAGCCTGGACTTCTAAAACTCCAAGACCCCTGCTTGTGCTAACCACTGCATCACTGtaaacttgttttttttaaaaaagtatgtgaCAGAATTCCAAACTTTTCTCCTGCAATTTAAGTCTCTCCCACTGCTTGGGAAAAAGTGGGGGCACAAGCAGAGATGGCCAGAAGTTCGTTTTCTCCAGTGAAGCCGAGCCAGGATGCAATGAACAGCAGTAATTACTGCCTCCCAGAAGAGCTCAAAGCAAGGATGGCAATAGCCCAGTAGGGGGAAGAGACCTATTTGGAGAAACCAGAAAAAGactgcaggagaggcaagtcatATTCTGGAGCAAGCAGAATAACTTCTAATGTCTGCTGCATTTCCCCTACAGTAATGATGAACTGGAGGAAGGACGGCAGGCTAGTGAGGGTGAATTTGATGCCATGGATCCCAAGAAGGAGGTAAGGGGAATGGCCACTAACAGGTCCAAACTAAGGGTAGCTAAGATAAACAAGGGTAAACATGGTTCCAGTACCTTCAGCGGCAAGAAAACAGGCACTTTGCCATGAAAAtggtttttggtgtgtttttttttaagtacagggCACACAAAGTCCTGAATTTATCAGGATGGAGATGTCATGTGCCAAGGAACATTAAACCGCTTAGAAGAGCTATAACTGAATGACAACTGTATGTCAAAAGGAACTGGGTGGTAGAGGACTGGCTGATACATTAACCTAAGAAAGATGGGGTTGTAACCAGTGAAGTTCTACCTGGGGGGgtcgacccactgaaattaacgaacctaagttagccatgtctattaacttcagtggATCTGTACTGAGTACaactagcactggatacaacccaaggaGTTACCCCTGCCAAGACAGATTACAATCCAGCTTCTCAAGGAAGCGGCATTAAAGGGCATGGGAGGAAGAGCTGCAGTGGGGCAGTAAAAACCATGGTAAATTTGAAGGGAGGTCCTGTTCAGTTTTCTCTCACTCTCATTCTCCTCTCCAGCCTAGTTACCAGAAGCCCCTGAACAGCAAGCCACGGCCTGTGAAGAAGGAGGTACAACTGTCACAGTATCGGCACCACCCACTACGCACTCGCCGGCGTCCTCCCAAGGGCATGTACCTGAGCCAGGAGGACATTACAGGCCTGTCTGCCAGCCCAGACATGGCTGTTCTCACCCTGCGCCACCTGGACTCCCAGCTGGTTTCCCTCAAGCGCCAGGTAGCAAAATCCTAAGTGTGTACACGTGGTCACAacttgctgcctgcctgcctgcctccctcccaatGAGCATGCACCGCCCCTTCCGGAAAACCTGTTCTCCTTTTCATCTTCCAAAGAATTTGGGCTCTTCAGACTATGGGGGTGGGCAAGGGAGCTGTTGCCTCCTGACCTTCCAGTCTCTGTCCATACTAGGTACAGAGCATCAAGCAGATCAATAGCAGTATGAAGCAGGTGCTAGAAGGTGGAATAGACAAACTACGGCCACCCGAGGTGAGTGTGCATGCGCAGGCAAGCTGCCCTTTTTCTGTAATGGTAGTTTCCAGATTTCTCTGTTCGGGGGAGGcataagagggagggaggcaaagcTCAGACACGCTCCTTTTCTCCCTTGCAGACAAACATCAAGTTCAATTCACGCTGGACAACAGATGAACAGCTGCTGGCTGTACAGGGTGAGCCTTCAAGGTCCAGCAGGTGGGAGCCCATGCAGCAAAGAGGCGACAGGCTGCCTCCTCTTAGCAATGCAGGGCTGAACTAGGAGAGGATGGATGGGTTATTCTCCTCCGTTGTATCAGAGAAGGATATTGGTCTTTGGGATTTGAGGGCCAGAGTGCAGGTTATGATCACCCTAAAGTGGCACCCTCTGTACCAAATTTCTCCACCATGGATTGGGGGCCTGGAGACACAACAGTAGGTAGCTGGCTTGCCAAATGGTGGCATTTGGTTGTGTTGTGGGACGGTGCAAAAATCACCTCTCTTTTCCTGCTCAGCCATCCGAAAATACGGCAAAGATTTCCAGGCCATCGCAGAGGTGATTGGCAACAAGACAGTAGcccaggtgaagactttctttgTCAGCTACCGGCGCCGGTTCAACTTGGAAGAGGTGCTGCAGGAATGGGAGGCTGAGCAGGAGGGTGTGGGGCCGGCTGCCCCCCAAGGTAGCTCCCCTTCTCAGGACCAAAAGAGCTCTAGCGCTTCGTTAGCAAGCAGTGAGGAAGAAGATGAGGTGAGGAGAGGGGCTGCCCCCAAGTACCAACACCGCACAGACCTCTTGAGCTTCTCCAGCACTGAAAGCTCTCCTTCTGCCCTTTTGCAGGTACAGATCACTGCAGTGTCCCgttccctgcagcagcagcagcagcagcagcagcagcagcagcaaccaccgcCACTGCCCCCTCCGCCGCCACTCCCAGCGTCTCCCCGGCCACCACCTGCTGCCCTCTCACAGCCACCCCCTTTGCTGAGGCCCACACTTCCAACAGCACCCACGCTGCACCGCCAACCCCCACCACTGCAGCAAGGCCGCTTCCTGCAGCCCAGACTGTCGCTCAACCAGCCGCCACCCCCGCTCATTCGGCCAGCCACCTCGCGACAAGCGCCCCGCAGCGGCCAGCACCCCCCATCACTCCTTGGTGGGATAGGagagccccctcccccctcctccagctccctCTGAGGAGGGGTTTCAGAGTGCTTCCTTTGACATCTGTGAGCCTGGCTCTACAACAGTCACAGCTGGGATTGGTacagtcctcctctccccccgcaaGGTGTGCATCAGCTGTGGTGGTCATGAAAAGGGAACAGGGGAAGGAGGGGCTTCGGGGTCCCAACTGTCATCTGACCCAGTTCAGGTAGCATCCAGAAAGCTGGCAAGGAATCCCAATCCCCATGTAcattgggatgggggtggggtattttttttcttgggaggggagggaagagaaaggaagtgATAGGACTAGTAGCTTTGGGTGGGTTTGGATTATGTTTACACTTTTGCAGGATCAGTTGCGTCAGTGCCTGTGTGAATCGGGGATTGGGGGGAGGGCAAGGGGAGGTATGTCAGAGTTGACACAGGTGGaagcttggggggagggggaggaaggaggggagattTACACCTGATCAGACTGGATGCAGAGGCAAGAGTGCTCCCAAGTAAAGATGCCCCCCTCTCTGTAACAGcaatttcccttcctctccagttTCTACATGGAgatttggaagggggggggggagggaatgagtgGCAGCTTGCTTTGCTCTGTACTTGCCTGTCTACCTTGCCAGGCAGGAGTCCCTGGCAGCAAAGATGTAACGACTCCCTAAAGAGTAGGATTGGGCAGTCTTCTGTGTACGATTCCCCTCCAAGGCCCCACCCATTGCTGGgagtcttttgttgttgttgtcgtccatGGAGCATTTTCAATAAAGGTATTTTGTTACAACTGGCTGGTCTTTCCACCCTGTGTCTAGCTCGGGAGGCAATGGAGCATGGGGAAAGTGTGTGGCATTCACAATTGCCCAAATCAAGGCAGAAGATAAATTC
This genomic interval carries:
- the RCOR2 gene encoding REST corepressor 2 isoform X1 encodes the protein MPSVMEKSGILSRSRSKSATNGNHQNSEDDSSEEEHSHDSMIRVGADYQAVIPECKPESPARYSNKELKGMLVWSPNHCVSDAKLDKYIAMAKEKHGYNIEQALGMLLWHKHDVEKSLADLANFTPFPDEWTVEDKVLFEQAFSFHGKSFARIQQMLPDKMIPSLVKYYYSWKKTRSRTSVMDRQARKLLSKKEKDDSNDELEEGRQASEGEFDAMDPKKEPSYQKPLNSKPRPVKKEVQLSQYRHHPLRTRRRPPKGMYLSQEDITGLSASPDMAVLTLRHLDSQLVSLKRQVQSIKQINSSMKQVLEGGIDKLRPPETNIKFNSRWTTDEQLLAVQAIRKYGKDFQAIAEVIGNKTVAQVKTFFVSYRRRFNLEEVLQEWEAEQEGVGPAAPQGSSPSQDQKSSSASLASSEEEDEVRRGAAPKYQHRTDLLSFSSTESSPSALLQVQITAVSRSLQQQQQQQQQQQQPPPLPPPPPLPASPRPPPAALSQPPPLLRPTLPTAPTLHRQPPPLQQGRFLQPRLSLNQPPPPLIRPATSRQAPRSGQHPPSLLGGIGEPPPPSSSSL
- the RCOR2 gene encoding REST corepressor 2 isoform X2 — encoded protein: MTAVKRNTPTEADDELLQCCDMRLQKKKGGHTGVSLAQGVPKDSMIRVGADYQAVIPECKPESPARYSNKELKGMLVWSPNHCVSDAKLDKYIAMAKEKHGYNIEQALGMLLWHKHDVEKSLADLANFTPFPDEWTVEDKVLFEQAFSFHGKSFARIQQMLPDKMIPSLVKYYYSWKKTRSRTSVMDRQARKLLSKKEKDDSNDELEEGRQASEGEFDAMDPKKEPSYQKPLNSKPRPVKKEVQLSQYRHHPLRTRRRPPKGMYLSQEDITGLSASPDMAVLTLRHLDSQLVSLKRQVQSIKQINSSMKQVLEGGIDKLRPPETNIKFNSRWTTDEQLLAVQAIRKYGKDFQAIAEVIGNKTVAQVKTFFVSYRRRFNLEEVLQEWEAEQEGVGPAAPQGSSPSQDQKSSSASLASSEEEDEVQITAVSRSLQQQQQQQQQQQQPPPLPPPPPLPASPRPPPAALSQPPPLLRPTLPTAPTLHRQPPPLQQGRFLQPRLSLNQPPPPLIRPATSRQAPRSGQHPPSLLGGIGEPPPPSSSSL
- the RCOR2 gene encoding REST corepressor 2 isoform X3 — encoded protein: MPSVMEKSGILSRSRSKSATNGNHQNSEDDSSEEEHSHDSMIRVGADYQAVIPECKPESPARYSNKELKGMLVWSPNHCVSDAKLDKYIAMAKEKHGYNIEQALGMLLWHKHDVEKSLADLANFTPFPDEWTVEDKVLFEQAFSFHGKSFARIQQMLPDKMIPSLVKYYYSWKKTRSRTSVMDRQARKLLSKKEKDDSNDELEEGRQASEGEFDAMDPKKEPSYQKPLNSKPRPVKKEVQLSQYRHHPLRTRRRPPKGMYLSQEDITGLSASPDMAVLTLRHLDSQLVSLKRQVQSIKQINSSMKQVLEGGIDKLRPPETNIKFNSRWTTDEQLLAVQAIRKYGKDFQAIAEVIGNKTVAQVKTFFVSYRRRFNLEEVLQEWEAEQEGVGPAAPQGSSPSQDQKSSSASLASSEEEDEVQITAVSRSLQQQQQQQQQQQQPPPLPPPPPLPASPRPPPAALSQPPPLLRPTLPTAPTLHRQPPPLQQGRFLQPRLSLNQPPPPLIRPATSRQAPRSGQHPPSLLGGIGEPPPPSSSSL
- the RCOR2 gene encoding REST corepressor 2 isoform X4 encodes the protein MPSVMEKSGILSRSRSKSATNGNHQNSEDDSSEEEHSHESPARYSNKELKGMLVWSPNHCVSDAKLDKYIAMAKEKHGYNIEQALGMLLWHKHDVEKSLADLANFTPFPDEWTVEDKVLFEQAFSFHGKSFARIQQMLPDKMIPSLVKYYYSWKKTRSRTSVMDRQARKLLSKKEKDDSNDELEEGRQASEGEFDAMDPKKEPSYQKPLNSKPRPVKKEVQLSQYRHHPLRTRRRPPKGMYLSQEDITGLSASPDMAVLTLRHLDSQLVSLKRQVQSIKQINSSMKQVLEGGIDKLRPPETNIKFNSRWTTDEQLLAVQAIRKYGKDFQAIAEVIGNKTVAQVKTFFVSYRRRFNLEEVLQEWEAEQEGVGPAAPQGSSPSQDQKSSSASLASSEEEDEVQITAVSRSLQQQQQQQQQQQQPPPLPPPPPLPASPRPPPAALSQPPPLLRPTLPTAPTLHRQPPPLQQGRFLQPRLSLNQPPPPLIRPATSRQAPRSGQHPPSLLGGIGEPPPPSSSSL